The following are encoded in a window of Methanococcus voltae genomic DNA:
- the comA gene encoding phosphosulfolactate synthase, with protein sequence MESFSFLKIPTHNGLTMIIDKGQSPEYVEHSMRVFGKYISCAKFGWGTSAVQSEEIIMEKIEIYKKYGVKPYPGGTLFEYAFKEDKFEEFLTYCKKLGFECVEISDGSMDIDFSSKCECIRKAKEFGFIVLSEIGKKSIEEDAKIPISEKIKNLKLELESGSDFVILEGREGGKSIGLYDEKGNLKQDDLNEIVNSDIDFKKLIFEAPLKNQQIEFIMRFGNSVNLGNIAFDEVISLETLRRGLRGDTFGKIPK encoded by the coding sequence TCAAAGTCCTGAGTATGTAGAACACAGTATGAGAGTTTTTGGAAAATATATATCTTGTGCTAAATTTGGCTGGGGGACTTCTGCAGTTCAATCTGAAGAAATTATAATGGAAAAAATAGAAATATATAAGAAATACGGCGTAAAACCATATCCTGGAGGTACTTTATTTGAATATGCCTTTAAAGAGGATAAATTTGAGGAATTTTTAACCTATTGTAAAAAATTGGGTTTCGAATGTGTAGAGATATCCGACGGTTCAATGGATATCGATTTTAGTTCAAAATGTGAATGTATCAGAAAAGCAAAAGAATTTGGTTTTATCGTTTTATCTGAAATTGGTAAAAAAAGCATTGAGGAAGATGCAAAAATTCCAATTTCTGAAAAAATAAAAAATTTAAAATTGGAACTTGAGTCAGGTTCTGATTTTGTAATATTGGAGGGTCGTGAAGGGGGTAAATCCATTGGTTTATATGACGAAAAAGGCAATTTAAAACAAGATGACCTCAATGAAATTGTTAATTCGGACATTGATTTTAAAAAATTAATTTTTGAAGCCCCTCTTAAAAATCAGCAAATTGAATTTATAATGAGATTTGGAAATAGTGTAAATTTGGGGAATATTGCATTTGATGAAGTTATTTCCTTAGAAACACTCAGAAGAGGATTAAGGGGCGACACTTTTGGAAAAATCCCTAAATAA